The Symphalangus syndactylus isolate Jambi chromosome 23, NHGRI_mSymSyn1-v2.1_pri, whole genome shotgun sequence genome has a window encoding:
- the LOC129473560 gene encoding LOW QUALITY PROTEIN: olfactory receptor 2B2 (The sequence of the model RefSeq protein was modified relative to this genomic sequence to represent the inferred CDS: deleted 1 base in 1 codon), which produces MNWVNKSVPQEFILLGFSDQPWLEIPPFVMFLFSYILTIFGNLTIILVSHLDFKLHTPMYFFLSNLSLLDLCYTTSTVPQMLVNICNTRKVISYGGCVAQLFIFLALGSTECLLLAVMSFDRFVAICRPLHYSIIMHQRLCFQLAAASWISGFSNSVLQSTWTLKMPLCGHKEVDHFFCEVPALLKLSCVDTTANEVELFFISVLFLLIPVTLVLISYAFIVQAVLRIQSAEGRQKAFGTCGSHLIVVSLFYGTAISMYLQPPSPSSKDWGKMVSLFYGIIAPMLNPLIYTLRNKEVKEAFKRLVARVFLIKK; this is translated from the exons ATGAATTGGGTAAATAAGAGTGTCCCACAGGAGTTCATTCTGTTAGGTTTCTCAGATCAACCATGGCTAGAGATTCCACCCTTTGTGATGTTTCTGTTTTCCTATATCTTGACAATCTTTGGCAATCTGACAATAATTCTTGTGTCACATTTGGATTTCAAACTCCACACCCCTATGTACTTTTTTCTTAGCAATCTCTCACTCCTGGACCTTTGCTATACCACAAGTACAGTTCCACAAATGCTGGTAAACATATGCAACACCAGGAAGGTAATCAGTTATGGTGGCTGTGTGGCCCAGCTTTTCATTTTCCTGGCCTTGGGTTCCACGGAATGTCTTCTCCTGGCCGTCATGTCCTTTGATAGGTTTGTAGCTATTTGTCGGCCTCTCCATTACTCAATTATCATGCACCAGAGGCTCTGCTTCCAGTTGGCAGCTGCATCCTGGATTAGTGGCTTTAGCAATTCAGTATTACAGTCCACCTGGACACTTAAGATGCCACTGTGTGGTCACAAAGAAGTGGATCACTTCTTCTGTGAAGTCCCTGCTCTGCTCAAGTTGTCCTGTGTTGACACAACAGCAAATGAG GTTGAACTATTCTTCATCAGTGTGCTATTCCTTCTAATACCCGTGACACTCGTCCTTATATCATATGCTTTTATTGTCCAAGCAGTGTTGAGAATCCAGTCTGCTGAAGGTCGGCAAAAGGCATTTGGGACATGTGGCTCCCATCTAATTGTGGTGTCACTTTTTTATGGTACAGCTATCTCTATGTACCTGCAACCACCTTCACCCAGCTCCAAAGACTGGGGAAAGATGGTTTCTCTCTTCTATGGAATCATTGCACCCATGCTGAATCCCCTTATATATACACTTAGGAACAAAGAAGTAAAGGAAGCCTTTAAAAGGTTGGTTGCAAGAGTCTTCTTAatcaagaaataa